In Mercenaria mercenaria strain notata chromosome 13, MADL_Memer_1, whole genome shotgun sequence, a single window of DNA contains:
- the LOC123529219 gene encoding paired box protein Pax-9-like: protein MPHTGQTGVNQLGGVFVNGRPLPDHVRRRIVELAHMGVRPCDISRQLLVSHGCVSKILTRYYETGSIKPGSIGGNKPKQVATPLVVRKILQLKKENPSIFAWEIRDYLLSQRICDDQSIPSISSINRILRNAGAFNSDGVLSNDMPSVFYPPIPSPTLQALYQRHNPAALYPLSIPGLSYPRLVQPLPPPLEPGEVPHDNNLPERSLKDIESIHLVNDRKRQLSEDEMSTSAQSKRLRCDSLNYSGKTDDKQDGKITKDDDLAHKGLQRCQSEDLRRPAATKPLHSIEDIVKDSESDKKLLYSSSSLDPLLPNVSKSAFQYHSSRALHSLELWKHHQMFFPNMYTLPMAPNYDHVTARQASSTLSLRCHNDTRFCSS from the exons ATGCCGCACACAG GTCAAACTGGTGTAAATCAGCTAGGAGGGGTATTTGTTAATGGCCGACCTTTACCAGATCACGTGAGACGGCGTATAGTAGAACTGGCCCACATGGGTGTCAGACCATGTGATATTTCCCGCCAACTGCTGGTTTCCCATGGATGCGTTAGCAAGATTTTGACACGGTACTATGAGACAGGCTCCATAAAGCCAGGATCCATTGGTGGGAACAAACCCAAG cAAGTTGCCACGCCTCTAGTAGTTCGGAAGATTCTGCAGTTGAAGAAAGAAAACCCGTCAATATTTGCCTGGGAGATTCGAGATTATCTGCTTTCTCAAAGAATTTGTGACGACCAGTCTATTCCAAGCatcagttctataaatagaatactTCGCAATGCCGGCGCTTTTAATAGTGATGGCGTATTATCAAATGACATGCCATCTGTGTTCTATCCTCCGATCCCCTCACCTACCCTCCAGGCTTTATACCAAAGACACAATCCAGCGGCTCTATACCCATTAAGTATCCCTGGACTCTCATACCCACGACTTGTTCAACCTTTACCACCCCCTCTGGAACCAGGGGAAGTTCCCCATGACAACAACTTACCGGAACGTTCACTTAAAGACATAGAATCTATCCATCTTGTAAATGATAGAAAAAGACAATTATCAGAGGACGAAATGAGTACATCAGCCCAAAGCAAAAGATTGAGATGTGACAGTTTGAATTACAGTGGCAAGACAGACGATAAACAAGACGGGAAAATCACAAAAG atgaTGATTTAGCACACAAAGGTTTACAGCGCTGTCAATCGGAGGACCTCCGCAGACCCGCCGCAACAAAACCATTACATTCTATAGAAGATATTGTTAAAGACAGTGAAAGTGACAAAAAGTTATTATACAGCAGTTCATCGCTTGACCCTTTACTACCAAACGTTTCTAAAAGTGCATTTCAGTACCACAGTTCTCGAGCACTGCATAGTCTTGAGCTGTGGAAACACCATCAAATGTTCTTTCCAAACATGTACACTCTACCTATGGCACCGAACTATGATCACGTGACAGCAAGACAAGCTTCCTCAACGTTGTCTTTACGTTGCCATAACGACACGCGATTCTGTTCTAGTTGA